The following proteins come from a genomic window of Trifolium pratense cultivar HEN17-A07 linkage group LG4, ARS_RC_1.1, whole genome shotgun sequence:
- the LOC123921511 gene encoding topless-related protein 1-like isoform X1, with the protein MSSLSRELVFLILQFLDEEKFKETVHKLEQESGFFFNMKYFEDEVHNGNWDEVEKYLSGFTKVDDNRYSMKIFFEIRKQKYLEALDKHDRSKAVEILVKDLKVFATFNEELFKEITQLLTLENFRENEQLSKYGDTKSARAIMLVELKKLIEANPLFRDKLQFPNLKNSRLRTLINQSLNWQHQLCKNPRPNPDIKTLFVDHSCGQPNGARAPSPANNPLLGSLPKAGGFPPLGAHGPFQPTPAPVPTQLAGWMSNPTPVAHAAVSGGGTIGLGAPSMPGALKHPRTPPPNLSVDYPSGDSDHVAKRTRPMGITDEVNLPVNVLSAPFPGHGHSQAFNAPDDLPLPKTVMRTLNQGSSPMSMDFHPVQQSLLLVGTNVGDIALWEVGSRERLVSRNFKVWDLSACSMPFQAALVKDPSVSVNRVIWSPDGALFGVAYSRHIVQIYSYHGGEEVRQHLEIDAHVGGVNDLAFSHPNKQLCVITCGDDKTIKVWDAASGTKQYTFEGHEAPVYSVCPHYKENIQFIFSTALDGKIKAWLYDNLGSRVDYDAPGRWCTTMAYSADGTRLFSCGTSKDGESSIVEWNESEGAVKRTYQGFRKRSSGVVQFDTTKNRFLTAGDDFSIKFWDMDNIQLLTTVDADGGLPASPRIRFNKEGTLLAVSANDNGIKIIANAEGIRLLRTLENSMYDASRASELAKPTINSMSSAAAATSAALAERASSAAAIAGMNGDARNMGDVKPRITEESNDKSKIWKLTEINEPSHCRSLKLPENVRVNKISRLIYTNSGNAILALASNAIHLLWKWPRNDRNSSGKANASVQPQLWQPSSGILMTNDIADSNPEDSVPCFALSKNDSYVMSASGGKISLFNMMTFKTMTTFMPPPPAATFLAFHPQDNNIIAIGMDDSSIQIYNVRVDEVKSKLKGHTKRITGLAFSHVLNVLVSSGADAQICVWNTDGWEKQKTRFLQLPPGRTPSAQSDTRVQFHQDQIQFLVVHETQLAIFEATKLDCLKQWAPRDSSAPISHATFSCDSQLIYASFLDATVCVFNASNLRLRCRINPSAYLPASVSNSNVQPLVIAAHPQEPNQFAVGLSDGGVHVFEPLESEGKWGVPPPVENGSASNNVAVATSVGLSSDQAQR; encoded by the exons ATGTCATCTCTGAGTAGAGAATTGGTGTTCTTGATCTTGCAGTTTCTGGATGAGGAAAAGTTCAAGGAAACTGTTCACAA GCTTGAGCAGGAGTCTGGATTTTTCTTTAACATGAAATATTTTGAGGATGAAGTGCATAATGGGAATTGGGATGAAGTTGAAAAGTACTTATCTGGTTTCACAAAAGTAGATGATAATAGGTATTCTATGAAGATATTTTTTGAGATAAGAAAGCAAAAGTATCTTGAGGCATTGGATAA GCATGATCGGTCGAAGGCTGTAGAGATATTAGTGAAGGATTTGAAAGTGTTTGCTACATTTAACGAAGAACTGTTCAAGGAAATCACACAGCTTTTGACATTGGAGAATTTTAG GGAAAACGAACAGTTGTCTAAGTATGGTGATACTAAGTCTGCGCGGGCAATCATGTTGGTTGAGCTTAAGAAGCTGATTGAAGCAAATCCCTTATTTCGCGACAAATTGCAGTTTCCTAACCTTAAAAACTCGAGGTTGAGGACACTCATCAATCAAAG CTTGAATTGGCAACATCAACTTTGTAAGAATCCACGTCCAAATCCTGATATAAAAACTCTTTTTGTGGATCACTCATGCGGACAACCAAATGGTGCACGAGCTCCTTCACCTGCCAACAATCCACTATTAGGATCCTTACCAAAGGCTGGTGGATTTCCTCCTCTTGGTGCTCATGGG CCTTTCCAACCTACTCCGGCACCAGTGCCAACCCAGCTCGCCGGTTGGATGTCAAATCCTACCCCTGTAGCACATGCTGCAGTTTCTGGTGGAGGAACTATAGGTCTTGGTGCTCCATCAATGCCTG GTGCTTTGAAGCATCCTCGGACGCCTCCACCTAATCTTTCTGTTGACTATCCATCGGGAGACTCAGATCATGTTGCTAAGAGAACAAGGCCAATGGGAATAACAGATGAG GTAAATCTACCTGTCAATGTGTTGTCGGCACCATTCCCAGGGCATGGTCATAGTCAGGCTTTTAATGCACCTGATGACTTGCCGCTACCAAAGACTGTCATGCGAACTCTGAATCAGGGCTCATCTCCTATGAGCATGGACTTCCATCCAGTTCAACAATCTTTACTTCTAG TTGGTACAAATGTGGGGGACATTGCATTATGGGAGGTGGGTTCTAGGGAGCGGTTGGTCTCGAGGAACTTCAAAGTTTGGGATCTTAGTGCATGTTCAATGCCATTTCAG GCTGCTCTTGTCAAAGATCCAAGCGTTTCTGTTAACCGTGTGATTTGGAGTCCTGATGGCGCTTTATTTG GAGTTGCATATTCGAGGCACATTGTTCAAATATACTCTTATCATGGTGGGGAGGAAGTTCGGCAGCACTTGGAG ATTGATGCTCATGTTGGCGGAGTAAATGATCTAGCATTTTCCCACCCGAATAAGCAACTGTGTGTGATAACTTGTGGTGATGATAAGACCATTAAG GTGTGGGATGCTGCTTCGGGAACAAAGCAGTATACATTTGAAGGTCACGAGGCTCCAGTTTATTCAGTCTGTCCGCATTACAAAGAAAACATTCAG TTCATCTTTTCAACAGCGCTAGACGGAAAAATAAAAGCATGGTTGTATGACAATTTGGGATCTCGTGTTGATTATGATGCTCCTGGTCGATGGTGCACAACTATGGCTTATAGTGCTGACGGTACAAG GCTCTTTTCATGTGGAACAAGCAAAGATGGAGAATCCTCTATTGTGGAGTGGAATGAGAGTGAAGGAGCTGTGAAAAGGACTTATCAAGGATTTCGTAAACGGTCTTCAGGCGTTGTGCAATTTGATACTACTAAAAATCGATTTTTGACTGCTGGCGACGATTTCTCGATTAAATTTTGGGATATGGATAATATTCAGCTTTTGACAACCGTTGATGCTGATGGGGGTCTTCCT GCAAGTCCACGTATTCGTTTCAACAAGGAGGGAACTCTTCTAGCCGTCTCAGCAAATGATAATGGAATCAAAATTATAGCCAATGCTGAGGGTATCCGTTTATTGCGTACATTAGAGAATTCTATGTACGATGCATCAAGAGCATCAGAATTAGCAAAG CCTACTATAAATTCAATGTCTTCTGCTGCCGCTGCAACTAGTGCTGCCCTAGCTGAGAGAGCTTCATCCGCAGCGGCTATTGCTGGAATG AATGGCGACGCTCGAAACATGGGCGATGTTAAACCTAGAATAACCGAAGAATCCAATGACAAGTCAAAGATATGGAAGCTCACTGAAATCAACGAACCATCTCATTGTAGATCCTTGAAGCTGCCAGAGAATGTTAGAGTAAACAAG ATTTCGAGGTTGATCTATACAAATTCAGGTAATGCTATTCTAGCGTTGGCATCAAATGCCATTCACCTTCTCTGGAAATGGCCGCGAAATGATCGTAATTCATCTGGCAAG gCCAATGCCTCTGTGCAACCTCAGTTATGGCAACCATCGAGTGGCATCCTGATGACTAATGACATCGCTGATAGCAATCCTGAAGATTCTGTTCCCTGCTTTGCTCTGTCGAAAAATGATTCGTATGTAATGTCTGCATCAGGAGGAAAGATATCCTTGTTCAACATGATGACTTTTAAG ACGATGACAACTTTCATGCCTCCACCACCTGCTGCTACCTTTCTTGCTTTCCATCCTCAGGACAACAATATTATTGCTATTGGCATGGATGATTCCTCCATTCAGATATACAATGTCCGTGTTGATGAG GTTAAAAGTAAACTCAAAGGTCATACAAAAAGGATAACTGGTCTTGCTTTCTCCCACGTATTGAATGTTCTTGTTTCATCCGGTGCGGATGCTCAG ATTTGTGTGTGGAATACTGATGGATGGGAAAAACAGAAGACCAGATTCTTGCAGCTACCTCCCGGGAGGACTCCATCAGCACAGTCAGATACTCGTGTACAGTTTCATCAGGATCAGATACAGTTCTTGGTTGTACACGAAACTCAGCTTGCCATTTTTGAAGCAACTAAGCTAGATTGTCTAAAGCAG TGGGCTCCAAGGGATTCTTCTGCACCAATATCACATGCAACATTTTCGTGCGACAGCCAGCTGATATATGCAAGCTTTTTAGATGCGACTGTCTGtgtatttaatgcttcaaaTCTCAGATTACGGTGTCGTATCAATCCTTCTGCTTATCTTCCTGCAAGTGTCAG CAATTCAAATGTACAACCACTAGTAATTGCAGCACATCCACAAGAACCAAATCAGTTTGCTGTAGGACTATCTGATGGTGGAGTTCATGTGTTTGAGCCACTCGAATCAGAAGGCAAATGGGGAGTGCCACCTCCGGTTGAAAACGGATCAGCTAGCAATAATGTAGCAGTAGCTACTTCAGTTGGACTTTCTTCAGATCAAGCACAAAGATGA
- the LOC123921512 gene encoding F-box/LRR-repeat protein 14-like, translating to MSYFGYENILSMGGACSRRQERDSEDSLSRGFSRKYCKSGSLKWWTSSFSYPSMDIRVQKGECSSLLDMCVQKISEDVDRHNTFSMLPRDISQQILNNLVYYRRLTGGSFEAFRDCALQDLYLGEYAGVDDSWMDVISSQGSSLLSVDLSGSDVTDFGLTYLKDCQSLMSLNLNYCDQISDHGLECISGLSNLTSLSFRRNDSISAQGLSAFSGLVNLVKLDLERCTGIHGGIVHLQGLTKLESLNMKWCNCITDSDMKPLSELTSLTSLEISCSKVTDFGINFLRGLQKLVLLNLEGCLVTSACLDSLAELPALSNLNLNRCNISDRGCEKFSRLEKLKVLNLGFNDIGDTCLVHLKGMTKLESLNLDSCKIGDEGLVNLAGHKQLICLELSDTEVGNNGLEHLSGLSSLEKINLSFTVVSDSGLRKLCGLSSLKSLNLDAYQITDAGLAILTSLTSLTDLDLFGARITDVGTNYLKKFKNLRSLEICSGGLTDAGVKNIKELSSLMCLNLSQNSCLTDKTVELIAGLTSLVSLNLSNSRITSAGLQHLKTLKSLRSLTLESCRVTANDIKKFKSTHLPNLVSFRPE from the exons ATGTCATATTTTGGTTACGAGAATATTTTGTCGATGGGTGGAGCGTGTTCTAGGAGGCAAGAGCGGGATAGTGAAGATAGTCTTAGTAGAGGATTTTCAAGGAAATATTGCAAATCTGGGAGTTTAAAATGGTGGACATCATCGTTTTCTTATCCATCCATGGATATACGTGTACAAAAAGGAGAATGTTCATCGCTGTTGGACATGTGTGTCCAGAAAATAAGCGAG GATGTTGATAGGCATAACACATTTTCTATGCTTCCACGGGATATAAGTCagcaaattttaaataatttggtCTACTACCGACGTCTTACTGGTGGTTCTTTCGAAGCTTTCCGAGATTGTGCTCTCCAG GATCTATACTTGGGAGAATATGCTGGTGTTGATGATTCTTGGATGGATGTCATCTCATCTCAGGGTTCATCTTTACTTTCGGTAGATCTTTCTGGGTCTGATGTTACTGATTTTGGATTGACTTACCTTAAAGATTGTCAGAGTCTCATGTCCTTAAATCTAAATTACTGTGACCAAATTTCAGATCATGGACTGGAATGCATCAGTG GTCTGTCAAACTTGACAAGTTTGAGTTTTAGAAGAAATGATTCAATATCAGCTCAAGGATTGAGTGCCTTCTCTGGTCTTGTCAACCTGGTCAAGTTGGATTTGGAGAGATGTACTGGGATTCATGGAGGCATTGTCCATCTTCAAG GTTTAACTAAGTTGGAATCTCTCAATATGAAGTGGTGTAATTGCATAACAGATTCCGATATGAAGCCTCTATCAG AACTTACAAGCTTGACAAGTCTAGAGATTTCATGTAGTAAAGTCACTGATTTTGGCATCAATTTTCTAAGAG GATTACAGAAGCTTGTCCTGTTAAATTTGGAAGGGTGCCTTGTAACATCTGCATGCTTGGATTCTCTGGCAG AACTTCCTGCACTGTCAAACTTGAATCTTAATAGATGCAATATTTCTGACAGAGGGTGTGAAAAGTTTTCAA GACTGGAAAAGTTGAAAGTATTAAACTTGGGATTTAATGACATTGGAGATACATGTTTAGTTCATTTGAAAG GAATGACAAAGTTGGAGAGCTTGAACCTTGATTCATGTAAGATTGGTGATGAAGGATTGGTGAACTTGGCAG GTCATAAGCAATTGATCTGCTTGGAATTGTCTGATACGGAAGTTGGAAACAATGGCCTAGAGCATTTATCAG GATTGTCTAGTCTGGAGAAAATAAATTTGTCCTTCACTGTTGTTAGTGATAGTGGTTTAAGGAAATTGTGTGGATTATCATCTCTGAAGTCGCTTAATTTGGATGCTTATCAAATTACTGATGCTGGACTGGCAATACTTACAA GTTTGACCAGCCTCACTGACCTTGATTTGTTTGGTGCTCGGATCACAGATGTTGGGACAAATTATTTGAAAA AATTCAAAAACCTGAGGTCCTTGGAAATATGCAGCGGTGGATTGACTGATGCTGGTGTGAAAAATATCAAAGAGCTTTCTTCGCTAATGTGCTTAAATTTATCACAAAACAGCTGCCTTACGGACAAAACAGTGGAGTTAATTGCTG GACTCACTTCATTGGTTTCTTTGAATCTTTCAAATTCACGCATCACCTCTGCTGGACTGCAGCATTTGAAAACACTCAAAAGCTTGAGATCTCTGACATTGGAGTCATGTAGGGTGACCGCAAACGatataaagaaatttaaatcaACGCACCTCCCAAATTTGGTAAGCTTCAGGCCCGAGTAG
- the LOC123921515 gene encoding 2-methoxy-6-polyprenyl-1,4-benzoquinol methylase, mitochondrial gives MALGAATKRLGNKLFPALSATPRLLHSHATSFGFKHVNEEEKARMVGDVFTSVAASYDTMNDLMSAGLHRLWKERLVSMLNPFPGMKHLDVAGGTGDVAFRILDNINRVKQRGLPDGFNDALESETRIYVCDINPNMLNVGKQRAAAKGYGEDGSLVWVEGNAESLSFQNESMDGYTIAFGIRNVTHIEKVLSEAHRVLKHGGRFLCLELSHVSLPIFKELYDLYSFSVIPRLGEMVAGDRESYQYLVESIRRFPPQEKFASMIADAGFQKVEYENLVGGVVAIHSGVKI, from the exons ATGGCTTTGGGAGCAGCCACTAAAAGGTTGGGGAATAAACTTTTTCCAGCGTTATCTGCCACCCCCAGGCTACTACATTCTCATGCCACCAGTTTTG GTTTCAAACATGTAAACGAAGAAGAAAAGGCACGCATGGTCGGTGATGTATTTACAAGTGTTGCTGCAAGTTATGATACCATGAATGATCTAATGAGTGCTGGGTTGCATAGACTGTGGAAGGAAAG GCTAGTTTCCATGCTAAATCCTTTTCCTGGAATGAAGCATCTTGATGTGGCTGGTGGCACAG GGGATGTTGCTTTTAGAATCTTGGATAACATAAACAGAGTTAAGCAGCGAGGGCTTCCAGATGGTTTTAACGATGCTCTAGAGTCAGAAACTCGGATATATGTATGTGACATTAACCCTAACATGTTGAATGTTGGCAAACAGCGGGCTGCGGCAAAGG GTTATGGAGAAGATGGTTCCCTTGTTTGGGTGGAGGGAAATGCTGAAAGCTTGAGTTTCCAAAATGAGTCAATGGATGGTTACACTATTGCGTTTGGGATAAGGAATGTTACTCACATTGAAAAAGTTCTTAGTGAAGCTCACAG GGTGTTGAAACATGGAGGTCGGTTCCTTTGCCTTGAACTAAGCCATGTCAGTCTTCCTATATTTAAAGAATT GTATGACTTATACTCTTTCTCAGTTATTCCACGCTTGGGAGAGATGGTTGCTGGTGATCGGGAGTCCTATCAGTACTTAGTTGAAAGTATCCGGCGTTTTCCCCCACAG GAAAAATTTGCATCGATGATTGCCGATGCAGGGTTTCAAAAAGTAGAGTATGAGAATCTAGTTGGAGGAGTTGTTGCCATTCACTCAGGGGTGAAAATCTGA
- the LOC123921511 gene encoding topless-related protein 1-like isoform X2, which yields MSSLSRELVFLILQFLDEEKFKETVHKLEQESGFFFNMKYFEDEVHNGNWDEVEKYLSGFTKVDDNRYSMKIFFEIRKQKYLEALDKHDRSKAVEILVKDLKVFATFNEELFKEITQLLTLENFRENEQLSKYGDTKSARAIMLVELKKLIEANPLFRDKLQFPNLKNSRLRTLINQSLNWQHQLCKNPRPNPDIKTLFVDHSCGQPNGARAPSPANNPLLGSLPKAGGFPPLGAHGPFQPTPAPVPTQLAGWMSNPTPVAHAAVSGGGTIGLGAPSMPGALKHPRTPPPNLSVDYPSGDSDHVAKRTRPMGITDEVNLPVNVLSAPFPGHGHSQAFNAPDDLPLPKTVMRTLNQGSSPMSMDFHPVQQSLLLVGTNVGDIALWEVGSRERLVSRNFKVWDLSACSMPFQAALVKDPSVSVNRVIWSPDGALFGVAYSRHIVQIYSYHGGEEVRQHLEIDAHVGGVNDLAFSHPNKQLCVITCGDDKTIKVWDAASGTKQYTFEGHEAPVYSVCPHYKENIQFIFSTALDGKIKAWLYDNLGSRVDYDAPGRWCTTMAYSADGTRLFSCGTSKDGESSIVEWNESEGAVKRTYQGFRKRSSGVVQFDTTKNRFLTAGDDFSIKFWDMDNIQLLTTVDADGGLPASPRIRFNKEGTLLAVSANDNGIKIIANAEGIRLLRTLENSMYDASRASELAKNGDARNMGDVKPRITEESNDKSKIWKLTEINEPSHCRSLKLPENVRVNKISRLIYTNSGNAILALASNAIHLLWKWPRNDRNSSGKANASVQPQLWQPSSGILMTNDIADSNPEDSVPCFALSKNDSYVMSASGGKISLFNMMTFKTMTTFMPPPPAATFLAFHPQDNNIIAIGMDDSSIQIYNVRVDEVKSKLKGHTKRITGLAFSHVLNVLVSSGADAQICVWNTDGWEKQKTRFLQLPPGRTPSAQSDTRVQFHQDQIQFLVVHETQLAIFEATKLDCLKQWAPRDSSAPISHATFSCDSQLIYASFLDATVCVFNASNLRLRCRINPSAYLPASVSNSNVQPLVIAAHPQEPNQFAVGLSDGGVHVFEPLESEGKWGVPPPVENGSASNNVAVATSVGLSSDQAQR from the exons ATGTCATCTCTGAGTAGAGAATTGGTGTTCTTGATCTTGCAGTTTCTGGATGAGGAAAAGTTCAAGGAAACTGTTCACAA GCTTGAGCAGGAGTCTGGATTTTTCTTTAACATGAAATATTTTGAGGATGAAGTGCATAATGGGAATTGGGATGAAGTTGAAAAGTACTTATCTGGTTTCACAAAAGTAGATGATAATAGGTATTCTATGAAGATATTTTTTGAGATAAGAAAGCAAAAGTATCTTGAGGCATTGGATAA GCATGATCGGTCGAAGGCTGTAGAGATATTAGTGAAGGATTTGAAAGTGTTTGCTACATTTAACGAAGAACTGTTCAAGGAAATCACACAGCTTTTGACATTGGAGAATTTTAG GGAAAACGAACAGTTGTCTAAGTATGGTGATACTAAGTCTGCGCGGGCAATCATGTTGGTTGAGCTTAAGAAGCTGATTGAAGCAAATCCCTTATTTCGCGACAAATTGCAGTTTCCTAACCTTAAAAACTCGAGGTTGAGGACACTCATCAATCAAAG CTTGAATTGGCAACATCAACTTTGTAAGAATCCACGTCCAAATCCTGATATAAAAACTCTTTTTGTGGATCACTCATGCGGACAACCAAATGGTGCACGAGCTCCTTCACCTGCCAACAATCCACTATTAGGATCCTTACCAAAGGCTGGTGGATTTCCTCCTCTTGGTGCTCATGGG CCTTTCCAACCTACTCCGGCACCAGTGCCAACCCAGCTCGCCGGTTGGATGTCAAATCCTACCCCTGTAGCACATGCTGCAGTTTCTGGTGGAGGAACTATAGGTCTTGGTGCTCCATCAATGCCTG GTGCTTTGAAGCATCCTCGGACGCCTCCACCTAATCTTTCTGTTGACTATCCATCGGGAGACTCAGATCATGTTGCTAAGAGAACAAGGCCAATGGGAATAACAGATGAG GTAAATCTACCTGTCAATGTGTTGTCGGCACCATTCCCAGGGCATGGTCATAGTCAGGCTTTTAATGCACCTGATGACTTGCCGCTACCAAAGACTGTCATGCGAACTCTGAATCAGGGCTCATCTCCTATGAGCATGGACTTCCATCCAGTTCAACAATCTTTACTTCTAG TTGGTACAAATGTGGGGGACATTGCATTATGGGAGGTGGGTTCTAGGGAGCGGTTGGTCTCGAGGAACTTCAAAGTTTGGGATCTTAGTGCATGTTCAATGCCATTTCAG GCTGCTCTTGTCAAAGATCCAAGCGTTTCTGTTAACCGTGTGATTTGGAGTCCTGATGGCGCTTTATTTG GAGTTGCATATTCGAGGCACATTGTTCAAATATACTCTTATCATGGTGGGGAGGAAGTTCGGCAGCACTTGGAG ATTGATGCTCATGTTGGCGGAGTAAATGATCTAGCATTTTCCCACCCGAATAAGCAACTGTGTGTGATAACTTGTGGTGATGATAAGACCATTAAG GTGTGGGATGCTGCTTCGGGAACAAAGCAGTATACATTTGAAGGTCACGAGGCTCCAGTTTATTCAGTCTGTCCGCATTACAAAGAAAACATTCAG TTCATCTTTTCAACAGCGCTAGACGGAAAAATAAAAGCATGGTTGTATGACAATTTGGGATCTCGTGTTGATTATGATGCTCCTGGTCGATGGTGCACAACTATGGCTTATAGTGCTGACGGTACAAG GCTCTTTTCATGTGGAACAAGCAAAGATGGAGAATCCTCTATTGTGGAGTGGAATGAGAGTGAAGGAGCTGTGAAAAGGACTTATCAAGGATTTCGTAAACGGTCTTCAGGCGTTGTGCAATTTGATACTACTAAAAATCGATTTTTGACTGCTGGCGACGATTTCTCGATTAAATTTTGGGATATGGATAATATTCAGCTTTTGACAACCGTTGATGCTGATGGGGGTCTTCCT GCAAGTCCACGTATTCGTTTCAACAAGGAGGGAACTCTTCTAGCCGTCTCAGCAAATGATAATGGAATCAAAATTATAGCCAATGCTGAGGGTATCCGTTTATTGCGTACATTAGAGAATTCTATGTACGATGCATCAAGAGCATCAGAATTAGCAAAG AATGGCGACGCTCGAAACATGGGCGATGTTAAACCTAGAATAACCGAAGAATCCAATGACAAGTCAAAGATATGGAAGCTCACTGAAATCAACGAACCATCTCATTGTAGATCCTTGAAGCTGCCAGAGAATGTTAGAGTAAACAAG ATTTCGAGGTTGATCTATACAAATTCAGGTAATGCTATTCTAGCGTTGGCATCAAATGCCATTCACCTTCTCTGGAAATGGCCGCGAAATGATCGTAATTCATCTGGCAAG gCCAATGCCTCTGTGCAACCTCAGTTATGGCAACCATCGAGTGGCATCCTGATGACTAATGACATCGCTGATAGCAATCCTGAAGATTCTGTTCCCTGCTTTGCTCTGTCGAAAAATGATTCGTATGTAATGTCTGCATCAGGAGGAAAGATATCCTTGTTCAACATGATGACTTTTAAG ACGATGACAACTTTCATGCCTCCACCACCTGCTGCTACCTTTCTTGCTTTCCATCCTCAGGACAACAATATTATTGCTATTGGCATGGATGATTCCTCCATTCAGATATACAATGTCCGTGTTGATGAG GTTAAAAGTAAACTCAAAGGTCATACAAAAAGGATAACTGGTCTTGCTTTCTCCCACGTATTGAATGTTCTTGTTTCATCCGGTGCGGATGCTCAG ATTTGTGTGTGGAATACTGATGGATGGGAAAAACAGAAGACCAGATTCTTGCAGCTACCTCCCGGGAGGACTCCATCAGCACAGTCAGATACTCGTGTACAGTTTCATCAGGATCAGATACAGTTCTTGGTTGTACACGAAACTCAGCTTGCCATTTTTGAAGCAACTAAGCTAGATTGTCTAAAGCAG TGGGCTCCAAGGGATTCTTCTGCACCAATATCACATGCAACATTTTCGTGCGACAGCCAGCTGATATATGCAAGCTTTTTAGATGCGACTGTCTGtgtatttaatgcttcaaaTCTCAGATTACGGTGTCGTATCAATCCTTCTGCTTATCTTCCTGCAAGTGTCAG CAATTCAAATGTACAACCACTAGTAATTGCAGCACATCCACAAGAACCAAATCAGTTTGCTGTAGGACTATCTGATGGTGGAGTTCATGTGTTTGAGCCACTCGAATCAGAAGGCAAATGGGGAGTGCCACCTCCGGTTGAAAACGGATCAGCTAGCAATAATGTAGCAGTAGCTACTTCAGTTGGACTTTCTTCAGATCAAGCACAAAGATGA